A part of Citrifermentans bremense genomic DNA contains:
- a CDS encoding sensor histidine kinase translates to MPKESPRTREETPLPREMGEIALLYVEDEADARVMVAKMLEMNYPKLTIYHAENGASGLELYRQQRPDIVMTDINMPVMDGIKMSREIKAINPEVHIIAVTAHSDTSYLLSAIEIGVHHYVLKPLNYQELFAVIDKVLEQVALKRLVWEQNQRIVESEKQLAGSQRIAHLGSWEWQVESGGMKWSDELYRICGLDPGALTPGYQRFLELFAAEDRPVIEELMHDALKKEAVEDHRFCRVFRPDGSRRIVRVEADLLPEDQGQKETVIGTCHDVTELKEAEEQVRLLTEDLERRVTQRTSLLQATVSELESFSYFVSHDLRAPVARLEGYCRALLEDCGSRGHGSCRQYAERAEHVAQQIKQIIEAFNSLTHYARCALSIGETDLSAVVAEAAWELEQGEPQRRVEVQVEPGIRVRGDAKLLRTALRELLKNAWKFTSKAEFGRIEFGKREQEGVAVYFVRDNGAGFNMKYADKLFKPFQTVHTPGEFDRNGPGIGLAKVHSIILRHGGRIWAEGEVGRGAIFSFTLEPNPETGSYLTQGLRSQEQRG, encoded by the coding sequence ATGCCAAAGGAGTCGCCCCGAACCCGCGAAGAGACCCCCCTGCCGCGCGAGATGGGCGAGATAGCCCTTTTGTACGTGGAAGACGAGGCGGACGCGAGGGTCATGGTGGCGAAGATGCTGGAGATGAACTACCCAAAGCTCACCATCTACCATGCCGAAAACGGCGCCTCTGGGCTCGAGCTTTACCGGCAGCAGCGACCCGATATCGTGATGACCGACATCAACATGCCGGTCATGGACGGCATCAAGATGTCCCGGGAGATCAAGGCCATAAACCCAGAAGTCCACATCATCGCAGTAACTGCCCACAGCGACACCTCCTACCTTTTGAGTGCCATCGAAATCGGCGTGCACCACTACGTGCTCAAACCGCTCAACTACCAGGAACTGTTCGCAGTAATCGACAAGGTGCTGGAGCAGGTCGCCCTCAAGCGCCTGGTGTGGGAGCAGAACCAGCGCATCGTCGAGAGCGAGAAGCAGTTAGCCGGCTCGCAGCGCATCGCCCACCTGGGAAGCTGGGAGTGGCAGGTGGAGTCGGGGGGCATGAAATGGTCCGATGAGCTATACCGCATCTGCGGCCTCGATCCCGGCGCCCTCACTCCCGGCTACCAGCGCTTCCTCGAGCTTTTCGCAGCCGAAGACCGCCCCGTCATCGAGGAGCTGATGCATGACGCCTTGAAGAAAGAGGCTGTCGAGGACCACCGTTTCTGCCGCGTATTCCGCCCCGACGGCTCCAGGAGGATCGTCCGGGTGGAAGCGGACCTGCTGCCGGAGGACCAGGGGCAGAAGGAGACCGTGATCGGCACCTGCCACGATGTGACCGAGCTCAAGGAGGCGGAGGAACAGGTGCGGCTTTTGACCGAGGACCTGGAGCGGCGGGTCACCCAGCGGACCTCGCTTTTGCAGGCGACGGTCAGCGAACTGGAGAGTTTCAGCTACTTCGTCTCCCATGACCTGCGGGCGCCGGTGGCGCGGCTTGAGGGGTACTGCAGGGCGCTTCTCGAGGATTGCGGCTCGCGGGGCCATGGCAGCTGCCGCCAGTACGCCGAGCGTGCCGAGCACGTGGCGCAGCAGATAAAGCAGATCATCGAGGCCTTCAACAGCCTGACCCACTACGCGCGCTGCGCCCTTTCCATCGGCGAAACCGACCTGAGCGCGGTAGTAGCGGAGGCGGCCTGGGAACTGGAACAGGGTGAGCCGCAGCGCCGCGTCGAGGTGCAGGTCGAGCCCGGCATCAGGGTGAGGGGGGACGCCAAGCTTTTGCGGACCGCGCTGCGGGAACTCTTGAAAAACGCCTGGAAGTTCACCTCCAAGGCGGAGTTCGGACGCATCGAGTTCGGCAAGCGCGAGCAGGAAGGGGTCGCCGTCTACTTCGTGAGGGACAACGGGGCCGGTTTCAACATGAAGTACGCCGACAAGCTCTTCAAACCATTCCAAACAGTCCATACGCCGGGCGAATTCGATCGCAACGGCCCCGGCATCGGTCTCGCCAAGGTGCACAGCATCATCCTGCGTCACGGCGGCCGAATCTGGGCTGAAGGGGAGGTGGGGCGCGGGGCGATCTTCAGCTTCACCCTGGAACCCAACCCCGAGACGGGAAGCTATCTGACCCAGGGGCTCCGCTCCCAGGAACAGAGGGGGTAG
- a CDS encoding EAL domain-containing protein translates to MEPLNRPLKDIALLLVEDEIEARDMLARMLGLNYQGVRIYTADDGVSGLETYRQFRPEIVVTDINMPQMNGIAMAREIKALDPEATIVAVTAHSETNYLLSSIEKGMDHYVLKPVNYPELFHVLDRIADKIVLKRLVSEQVERIRRREQQLSQAERITHLGSWELNLETGESVWSDELYRILGLEPESVPATFDALLQMLHPADRETLEKAVRQLRETGSAPGTQYYRLLRPDGETRIVRGQLEAVRDGESGRQTVIGACHDVTELKWAEAALRASERRFSKIFQATPDLLSITSLKDGIILEVNEAFLRALGYERQEVVGTYAGELGLWADSDQPGALLQQLEERGEVRDIEVRLKGRNGRELEGLVSAELIEINGSPYLLTLFKDISERKRLEEDRARLAAIVESSDDAIMAVDREGAITSWNAGAEKMFGYSAQDMKGVHLSFLVSPDQKEQVLCLNDGIRSDGAVTHCEVVHVTRGGRQIYVSLTMSPIKSADGSIVGTSCIARDVTERTRMEEIIKHQAQHDTLTDLPNRKLFGDFLNLELAQARRNRKSLAVLFMDLDRFKQVNDNFGHQAGDDLLKAVAQRLKRCVRESDTVARISGDEFNVLMPDLTQTDDVGIVVGKIMGVFQTPFVLEGAELKVTTSVGVSMFPDDGDSAQELLQKADGAMYVAKQTEGNSYQFYNSEINARTVTRQNMERRLREAVLKNELELVYQPLLSLESGLIVGAEALLRWRHPEQGLLLPSQFLPIAEETGVIVPIGEWVIFNACRQMRLWQRQGFDLSVAVNLSHREFNQPNFIDLALRALSQSGLDPASLELDVPEKAIMDNPAFSLRNMRRLTDIGVAFSVDDFGVGASSLSRIKELPIAKVKIDRSFIRDILTEPNDLDVVSAVICMSHSLKMRVNAVGVESHEQLELVESFGCDEVQGDLISAPLPPHEFERLLIDGGVHAEF, encoded by the coding sequence ATGGAACCATTGAACCGGCCGTTGAAGGACATAGCGCTCCTGCTGGTTGAGGACGAAATCGAGGCGCGGGACATGCTGGCCCGGATGCTCGGGCTCAACTACCAGGGGGTGAGGATATACACCGCCGACGATGGGGTGAGCGGCCTGGAGACCTACCGCCAGTTCCGGCCCGAGATCGTGGTCACCGACATCAACATGCCGCAGATGAACGGCATCGCCATGGCGCGCGAGATCAAGGCGCTAGACCCGGAGGCGACCATCGTCGCCGTGACCGCCCACAGCGAGACCAATTACCTTTTGAGCTCCATAGAGAAAGGGATGGACCACTACGTGCTGAAGCCGGTGAACTACCCGGAGCTTTTCCACGTGCTGGACCGCATCGCCGACAAGATCGTGCTGAAGCGCCTGGTCTCGGAGCAGGTGGAGCGGATCAGGCGCCGCGAGCAGCAGCTCTCCCAGGCCGAGAGAATCACCCACCTGGGAAGCTGGGAGTTGAACCTTGAGACCGGCGAGTCGGTCTGGTCGGATGAGCTATACCGCATCCTGGGTCTCGAGCCCGAGAGCGTCCCGGCTACCTTCGATGCGCTTTTGCAGATGCTGCACCCGGCCGACCGGGAGACCCTGGAAAAGGCGGTACGGCAGCTGCGCGAGACCGGCAGCGCGCCGGGTACCCAGTACTACCGCCTTTTGCGCCCCGACGGGGAGACGAGGATCGTGCGCGGCCAGCTCGAGGCGGTAAGGGACGGCGAGAGCGGCCGTCAGACCGTCATCGGCGCCTGTCACGACGTCACCGAGCTGAAATGGGCCGAGGCCGCCCTGCGAGCCTCGGAGCGGCGCTTTTCCAAGATATTCCAGGCGACCCCGGACCTCCTGAGCATCACGAGCCTCAAGGACGGGATCATCCTGGAGGTGAACGAGGCGTTTCTTCGGGCCCTTGGATACGAGCGCCAGGAAGTCGTCGGCACCTACGCGGGGGAACTCGGGCTCTGGGCGGACTCGGACCAGCCGGGAGCCCTCTTGCAGCAGCTAGAAGAGCGGGGGGAGGTGCGCGACATCGAGGTGCGGCTCAAGGGGAGAAACGGCCGGGAGCTCGAGGGGCTCGTGTCGGCGGAGCTGATCGAGATCAACGGGAGCCCCTACCTGCTCACGCTCTTCAAGGACATAAGCGAGAGAAAGAGGCTCGAGGAGGACCGGGCCAGGCTTGCCGCCATCGTCGAATCCTCCGACGACGCCATCATGGCGGTGGACCGCGAGGGGGCGATCACCAGCTGGAACGCCGGGGCCGAGAAGATGTTCGGCTATTCGGCCCAGGACATGAAGGGGGTGCACCTCTCCTTCCTGGTCTCCCCGGACCAAAAGGAGCAGGTCCTCTGCCTGAACGACGGCATCCGCAGCGACGGCGCGGTCACCCACTGCGAGGTGGTGCACGTCACCCGGGGTGGGAGGCAGATCTACGTCTCCCTCACCATGTCCCCCATAAAAAGCGCCGACGGCAGCATCGTCGGCACCTCCTGCATCGCGCGCGACGTCACCGAACGGACCCGCATGGAGGAGATCATCAAGCACCAGGCCCAGCACGACACCCTGACCGATCTTCCCAACCGCAAGCTCTTCGGGGACTTCCTGAACCTAGAGCTCGCGCAGGCGCGCCGCAACAGGAAGAGCCTTGCCGTGCTCTTCATGGATCTGGACCGCTTCAAGCAGGTCAACGACAACTTCGGGCATCAGGCCGGGGACGACCTGCTGAAGGCGGTGGCGCAAAGGCTCAAGCGCTGCGTCCGCGAGTCCGACACGGTAGCGCGCATAAGCGGCGACGAGTTCAACGTCCTGATGCCGGACCTGACCCAGACCGACGACGTCGGCATCGTGGTCGGAAAGATCATGGGGGTGTTCCAGACCCCGTTCGTCCTCGAAGGGGCCGAGCTGAAGGTGACCACCAGCGTCGGCGTGAGCATGTTCCCCGACGACGGCGACTCGGCGCAGGAGCTTCTGCAAAAGGCCGACGGGGCGATGTACGTCGCCAAGCAGACCGAAGGTAACAGCTACCAGTTCTACAACAGCGAGATCAACGCGCGCACCGTGACGCGTCAGAACATGGAGCGCCGCCTGCGCGAGGCGGTGCTCAAAAACGAGCTGGAGCTGGTCTACCAGCCGCTTTTGAGTCTAGAGTCCGGCCTGATAGTAGGGGCCGAGGCCCTCTTGCGCTGGCGCCACCCTGAGCAGGGGCTCCTCTTGCCTTCGCAGTTTCTCCCCATTGCCGAGGAGACAGGAGTCATCGTCCCCATAGGGGAATGGGTCATCTTCAACGCCTGCAGGCAGATGCGCCTGTGGCAGCGACAGGGGTTCGACCTGAGCGTTGCGGTAAACCTCTCCCACCGTGAGTTCAATCAGCCCAACTTCATCGACCTGGCCCTGCGGGCCCTCTCCCAAAGCGGCCTGGACCCCGCCTCCCTGGAGCTCGACGTGCCCGAGAAGGCCATCATGGACAACCCCGCCTTCTCGCTTCGCAACATGCGCCGGCTCACCGACATCGGCGTCGCCTTCTCGGTGGACGACTTCGGCGTCGGCGCCTCTTCCCTTTCGCGGATCAAGGAACTTCCCATCGCCAAGGTCAAGATCGACCGCAGCTTCATCAGGGACATCCTGACCGAGCCCAACGACCTCGACGTGGTCTCGGCGGTCATCTGCATGTCGCACAGCCTCAAGATGCGGGTCAACGCGGTAGGTGTCGAGTCGCACGAGCAGCTTGAGCTTGTGGAAAGCTTCGGCTGCGACGAGGTCCAGGGCGACCTGATCAGTGCGCCGCTTCCCCCGCACGAGTTCGAGCGCCTCTTGATCGATGGAGGGGTTCATGCCGAATTCTGA
- a CDS encoding ATP-binding protein — MPPSRLRDMPLYNSRIINSYILLIKHKYSHVDISELLQYAGMKEYEVADQAHWFSQDQIDRFHEKLQQVTGNERISREAGRYAASPDVLGAMRQYILGLVDASSTFDIIAKTTAKFTRSSIYQSRPIASNQVEITVTPREPGLEREYQCENRIGFFEAIVLVFNHKMTDLQYFPEIRNLPTIEHPECMFRGDPVCRYIVTWEKTLFTFLKKMRNLLALTLAALDLALFTMGETGLLTWVFPSSLCAFFLVALATEASEKKAIKESLWSTRDSIENLLDQINLNYNNAMLTHEIGQRLGNYTRIEEMLHDVAQIMRNRLEYDRGMILLADGGRKRLELRASYCYREEELACLNAFPFTLENGDESDLYLECFRAQRPFLVNDLSSESVSLGHKNLACAHMSGTRAFICCPIVADGASLGVLCVENVHVKRPLVERDISLIMGTASVIGISIRNCELIGALETANEELELRVAKRTVDLERSRQKMQQQHEELVRTYFDLEEETAQRLSALEELARKERMLLQQNRLAALGEMISNIAHQWRQPLNELGLIVQELPIMYDRGDFNREYLGASVAKFMKVLSHTSKTIDDFRTFFKPDRETVPFRVVEVVDKALCLVAESLKQLEIEVSLHCVDDPVILGHPNEFSQAILNILFNARDAFKERMTRYPQIEIRIFSEGEACVVTIADNAGGIPEEIMEKIFDPYFTTRGPEQGTGIGLYMTKMIIEKNIPGKLSVRNTEKGAEFRIEVIKVAPGAH, encoded by the coding sequence ATGCCACCATCACGACTTCGCGACATGCCGCTTTACAACAGCAGGATCATCAACTCCTACATCCTGCTGATAAAGCACAAGTACAGCCACGTGGACATCTCCGAGCTGCTCCAGTACGCGGGGATGAAGGAATACGAGGTTGCAGACCAGGCGCACTGGTTCAGCCAGGACCAGATCGACAGGTTCCACGAGAAGCTGCAGCAGGTGACAGGCAACGAGAGGATCTCCCGGGAGGCCGGGCGCTACGCGGCCTCACCCGACGTGCTTGGGGCGATGAGGCAGTACATCCTGGGGCTTGTGGACGCCTCAAGCACCTTCGACATCATAGCCAAGACCACGGCCAAATTCACCAGGTCCTCCATCTACCAGTCCCGCCCCATCGCTTCCAACCAGGTCGAGATAACCGTAACCCCCCGGGAGCCTGGGCTGGAAAGGGAGTACCAGTGCGAGAACAGGATCGGGTTTTTCGAGGCGATCGTGCTGGTGTTCAACCACAAGATGACCGACCTGCAGTACTTCCCCGAGATCCGCAACCTCCCTACCATCGAACACCCCGAGTGCATGTTCCGGGGGGACCCCGTCTGCCGCTACATCGTCACCTGGGAGAAGACGCTCTTCACCTTCCTGAAAAAGATGAGGAACCTCCTGGCCCTGACGCTTGCGGCCCTCGACCTGGCCCTTTTCACCATGGGGGAGACGGGGCTTTTGACCTGGGTCTTCCCGTCGAGCCTCTGCGCTTTTTTCCTGGTCGCTCTCGCCACGGAGGCCAGCGAGAAAAAGGCGATCAAGGAGAGCCTTTGGAGCACCCGCGACTCCATCGAAAACCTCCTGGACCAGATCAACCTCAACTACAACAACGCCATGCTCACCCACGAGATAGGGCAGAGGCTCGGCAACTACACCCGGATCGAGGAGATGCTCCACGACGTGGCCCAGATCATGAGGAACCGGCTCGAGTACGACCGGGGCATGATACTTCTGGCCGACGGCGGCAGAAAACGCCTGGAGCTGCGCGCGAGCTACTGTTACCGCGAAGAGGAGCTCGCCTGTCTGAACGCGTTCCCGTTCACGCTGGAAAACGGGGACGAGAGCGACCTCTACCTGGAATGCTTCAGGGCGCAGCGCCCGTTTCTGGTGAACGACCTCTCCAGCGAGAGCGTGTCGCTGGGTCACAAAAACCTTGCCTGCGCCCACATGAGCGGCACGCGTGCCTTCATCTGCTGCCCCATCGTCGCCGACGGCGCTTCCCTTGGCGTTCTCTGCGTCGAAAACGTGCACGTGAAAAGACCGCTGGTGGAAAGGGACATCAGCCTGATCATGGGGACCGCATCGGTCATCGGCATCAGCATCCGCAACTGCGAACTGATCGGTGCGCTGGAAACGGCCAACGAGGAGCTGGAGCTGAGGGTCGCGAAGAGAACCGTGGACCTTGAGCGAAGCCGCCAGAAGATGCAGCAGCAGCACGAGGAACTGGTTCGAACCTACTTCGATCTGGAGGAGGAGACCGCGCAGCGTCTGAGCGCGCTGGAGGAGCTCGCGCGCAAGGAGCGGATGCTTTTACAGCAAAATCGCCTGGCGGCGCTCGGGGAGATGATCAGCAACATCGCGCACCAGTGGCGCCAACCCCTGAACGAACTGGGGCTGATCGTGCAGGAGCTTCCCATCATGTACGATCGTGGGGACTTCAACAGGGAGTACCTGGGCGCAAGCGTCGCTAAATTCATGAAGGTCTTGAGCCACACCTCGAAGACCATCGACGACTTCAGGACCTTCTTCAAACCGGACCGGGAGACGGTCCCCTTCAGGGTGGTCGAGGTGGTGGACAAGGCGCTTTGTCTGGTGGCGGAGAGCCTGAAGCAGCTGGAGATAGAGGTCAGCCTCCACTGTGTCGACGACCCGGTGATCCTGGGGCACCCAAACGAATTTTCCCAGGCGATCCTCAACATCCTCTTCAACGCCCGCGACGCCTTCAAGGAGCGCATGACCCGCTACCCCCAGATAGAGATCCGCATCTTCTCAGAAGGCGAAGCGTGCGTAGTCACCATAGCCGACAACGCAGGCGGCATCCCCGAGGAGATCATGGAAAAGATATTCGACCCCTATTTCACCACCCGGGGGCCCGAGCAGGGTACCGGGATCGGACTCTACATGACCAAGATGATCATCGAGAAGAACATCCCGGGAAAGCTCTCGGTACGCAACACTGAAAAGGGGGCGGAATTCAGGATCGAGGTGATCAAAGTTGCTCCGGGCGCGCATTGA
- a CDS encoding response regulator: MAESYILLVEDNPDDAFLASRIIRKICSDEILVARDGEEASELLQRMTGDGSYRLIRLVLLDLKLPKISGLDLLQAIRKSDELHSLSVAVLTSSDNEMDQERCFELGVLDYLYKPMTADRLESLLRRREDG; the protein is encoded by the coding sequence ATGGCAGAGTCGTACATACTGCTGGTTGAGGACAACCCCGACGACGCCTTTTTGGCCAGCCGCATCATCAGGAAGATCTGCTCTGACGAGATCCTGGTGGCGAGGGACGGCGAAGAGGCAAGCGAGCTTTTGCAGCGTATGACCGGCGATGGAAGCTATCGCCTGATCAGGCTCGTGCTCCTCGACCTCAAGCTCCCTAAGATAAGCGGGCTCGACCTCCTGCAGGCGATCCGCAAAAGCGACGAGCTCCATAGCCTCTCCGTCGCCGTGCTCACCTCGTCGGACAACGAGATGGACCAGGAGCGCTGCTTCGAGCTGGGGGTCCTTGACTACCTCTACAAACCGATGACCGCCGACAGACTGGAGAGCCTGCTGCGGCGCAGGGAGGATGGCTGA
- a CDS encoding PAS domain-containing sensor histidine kinase, with protein sequence MACEQSGSKVQAEEMDEVRAYLAAIVDSSDDAIVSKSPDGIVTSWNRGAERLYGYGAAEAIGRHISFLVPEERHEELRQITGKILQGERIKNLDTVRRHKDGREIPVSLTLSPIHCEAGEIIGVSIIARDNTERLRMVRLLRESEMRYRVLVEMAPDAVFVHQDGRFVYANCAALGICGVQSREELQRHTLFDLLHPEDREKLRRHIEQLKSDQGITHHEYRMRCLHGEELVLEASSSLIDYQGVPSIQVIARDVTLRKQQELEREQMIKELAFQQSRFEVMVRQLPVGVVIAEAPSGKTLYQNERSRQIFGHDTEGASGLEQYRQWEMFSVDGPPLAADDCPVVLSLLQGEVISGNEYKIRRGDGSYGYICVNSTPIRDASGEIVAAVAAFSDITESRLAAQALFESEERLKLALDAAGMGSCDIEVKTGTGICSRHYFALLGYPEPEAESAQASTRMWLDLVHPDDLEEVQRQLEQARREHALFRSEHRIVKAGNGETIWVNVMGRFICEQSEPGCRFIGVIFDVSERKADEQALLRNVRRFRRMADSMPQIFWTAQSDGSVDYINAYFEEYAGVDPSGVERGNVTAESLLSDLVHPEDSSGLGLAWLRSIESGEPFQYESRVRRKDGTYRWHLSRARAELDEQGRVVKWYGTATDIDELRETQEKLAASETRFRWLYESNLIAIFYWNRDGSITDANQAYCDLAGYTPEECKGGGLNWLDVTAPEYLERDLAAVAESQTHGICKSYEKLFINRATGEKVPVLTAIAISAGSEEGIGFAVDLTELKRAEQALKQSESTLKLAVETTGLGIFDLDLATGKGEWSPIAKRHYGLPAEAKVDLSTVIEGVHPEDREKIERIARDAASPGGAGIYSAEYRTVSPDDGMVRWISMRGRVFYDEEGTPQRLVGACLNVTDVVKAQETLKEEMSERLRAVEELRRQEQLLIRQGRLAAMGEMIANIAHQWRQPLNTLGLIIQELPTYLQRNLLTAEYLEGSVVRAMQVINYMSQTIDGFRNFFGPDRERQTFLASEVLEQTVSILDAAFAELHLELQVSVDREAVVHGIPNEYSQVILNILMNAKDALLERKVEHPKVEVRLFREGGKAVVTITDNAGGIPPEIMDKVFDPYFTTKGPDKGTGIGLFMSKTIIEKNMKGSLTVTNQPEGAQFRIEV encoded by the coding sequence ATGGCCTGCGAACAGTCCGGATCCAAGGTGCAGGCTGAAGAGATGGATGAGGTGCGGGCGTACCTTGCGGCCATCGTCGATTCCTCCGACGACGCCATCGTCAGCAAGAGCCCGGACGGGATCGTTACCAGCTGGAACCGGGGGGCCGAGAGGCTCTACGGCTACGGCGCCGCCGAGGCCATCGGGCGCCACATCTCCTTCCTGGTGCCTGAGGAGCGCCATGAGGAGCTGCGGCAGATCACCGGGAAGATCCTGCAGGGGGAGCGGATCAAGAACCTGGACACCGTCCGTCGCCACAAGGACGGCCGTGAAATCCCGGTATCGCTCACCCTCTCACCCATCCACTGCGAGGCTGGCGAAATCATAGGCGTTTCCATCATCGCCCGCGACAACACCGAGCGGCTTAGGATGGTGCGGCTTCTGCGCGAGAGCGAAATGCGTTACCGGGTCCTGGTGGAGATGGCCCCCGACGCCGTCTTCGTGCACCAGGACGGGCGTTTCGTCTACGCCAACTGCGCCGCCCTCGGCATCTGCGGCGTGCAGAGCAGGGAGGAGCTTCAAAGGCACACCTTGTTCGACCTGCTGCATCCCGAGGACCGGGAAAAGCTGCGACGGCACATAGAGCAGCTGAAATCGGACCAGGGGATCACCCACCATGAATACCGGATGCGCTGCCTGCACGGCGAGGAGCTTGTGCTGGAAGCCTCCTCCAGCCTCATCGATTACCAGGGAGTCCCCTCCATACAGGTCATCGCCCGCGACGTGACGCTCAGGAAACAGCAGGAATTAGAGCGGGAGCAGATGATCAAGGAACTGGCGTTCCAGCAGAGCCGCTTCGAGGTCATGGTTCGGCAGCTGCCGGTGGGGGTTGTCATCGCCGAGGCTCCTTCGGGAAAGACCCTGTACCAAAACGAGCGCTCCAGGCAGATTTTCGGCCACGACACAGAGGGGGCTTCCGGCTTGGAACAGTACCGGCAATGGGAGATGTTCAGTGTCGATGGACCCCCCCTTGCCGCCGATGATTGCCCCGTTGTCCTCTCCCTGCTGCAAGGGGAGGTCATCTCCGGCAACGAGTACAAGATCCGGCGGGGCGACGGCTCTTACGGCTACATCTGCGTCAATTCGACTCCGATTCGGGACGCGTCGGGGGAAATCGTTGCGGCTGTGGCGGCCTTCAGCGACATCACCGAAAGCAGGCTTGCGGCCCAGGCCCTTTTTGAGAGCGAGGAGCGCCTGAAGCTTGCGCTCGACGCCGCAGGGATGGGTTCCTGCGACATCGAGGTAAAGACAGGCACCGGCATCTGCTCCCGGCACTATTTCGCGCTCTTGGGGTACCCGGAGCCGGAGGCCGAATCGGCCCAGGCCTCAACGCGGATGTGGCTCGACCTGGTGCACCCGGACGATCTGGAGGAGGTGCAGCGACAGCTGGAACAGGCCCGCCGCGAGCACGCCCTGTTTCGCTCGGAGCACCGCATCGTCAAGGCCGGCAACGGCGAGACCATCTGGGTGAACGTCATGGGGCGCTTCATCTGCGAACAGTCGGAGCCCGGCTGCCGCTTCATCGGCGTAATCTTCGACGTCAGCGAAAGAAAGGCCGACGAGCAGGCGCTTTTGCGCAACGTCCGGCGCTTCCGCCGCATGGCGGACTCGATGCCGCAGATATTCTGGACCGCACAGTCCGACGGCAGCGTGGACTACATCAACGCCTATTTCGAGGAGTACGCAGGAGTCGATCCCAGCGGGGTAGAAAGAGGGAATGTCACCGCTGAAAGCCTCCTTTCCGACCTGGTTCATCCCGAGGACAGTTCAGGGCTCGGCCTCGCCTGGCTCCGTTCCATCGAAAGCGGCGAACCGTTCCAGTACGAGAGCCGGGTCCGCCGCAAAGACGGAACCTACCGCTGGCACTTAAGCCGTGCCCGCGCCGAACTGGACGAGCAGGGGAGGGTGGTGAAGTGGTACGGGACCGCGACGGATATAGACGAGCTGCGGGAGACGCAGGAGAAGCTTGCGGCGAGCGAGACCAGGTTCCGCTGGCTCTACGAATCGAACCTGATAGCGATCTTCTACTGGAACCGGGACGGTTCCATCACCGACGCCAACCAGGCCTACTGCGACCTGGCCGGGTACACCCCCGAGGAGTGCAAGGGGGGAGGGCTCAACTGGCTGGACGTGACGGCGCCGGAGTACCTGGAAAGGGACCTGGCCGCCGTCGCTGAGAGCCAGACCCACGGCATCTGCAAGTCCTACGAGAAACTGTTCATAAACCGCGCTACCGGCGAGAAGGTCCCGGTACTGACCGCCATCGCCATATCGGCCGGCTCCGAAGAGGGGATCGGCTTCGCCGTCGACCTTACCGAGCTGAAACGCGCGGAGCAGGCGCTGAAACAAAGCGAATCCACCCTTAAGCTCGCCGTAGAGACCACCGGGCTCGGCATCTTCGACCTCGACCTTGCAACCGGCAAGGGGGAATGGTCCCCCATCGCCAAGAGGCATTACGGGCTTCCCGCCGAGGCTAAGGTCGACCTCTCCACCGTGATCGAAGGGGTGCACCCCGAGGACCGGGAGAAGATAGAGCGGATCGCGAGGGACGCGGCGAGCCCCGGCGGCGCCGGCATTTACAGTGCCGAATACCGGACCGTTAGTCCTGACGACGGCATGGTCCGCTGGATCAGCATGCGCGGCCGTGTCTTTTACGACGAGGAGGGGACCCCGCAGCGTCTCGTCGGCGCCTGTCTAAACGTGACCGACGTTGTCAAGGCCCAGGAGACGCTCAAGGAGGAGATGAGCGAGAGGCTGCGGGCGGTGGAGGAACTAAGGCGCCAGGAGCAGCTGCTGATCCGGCAGGGAAGGCTCGCCGCGATGGGAGAGATGATAGCCAACATAGCCCACCAGTGGCGCCAGCCCCTGAACACGCTGGGGCTCATCATCCAGGAGCTCCCGACCTACCTGCAGCGGAACCTTCTGACCGCGGAGTACCTGGAGGGAAGCGTTGTCCGCGCGATGCAGGTGATCAACTACATGTCGCAGACCATCGACGGCTTCCGCAACTTCTTCGGCCCCGACAGGGAGCGGCAGACCTTCCTGGCCAGCGAGGTGCTGGAGCAGACGGTCTCCATACTCGATGCAGCCTTCGCCGAACTGCACCTCGAGCTCCAGGTGTCCGTCGACCGCGAGGCGGTGGTGCACGGGATCCCCAACGAGTATTCGCAGGTGATCCTCAACATCCTGATGAACGCAAAGGATGCGCTCCTGGAGCGCAAGGTCGAGCACCCGAAAGTCGAGGTCAGGCTCTTCAGGGAGGGGGGGAAGGCGGTGGTGACCATCACGGACAACGCAGGCGGGATACCCCCAGAGATCATGGACAAGGTGTTCGACCCGTACTTCACCACCAAGGGACCGGACAAAGGGACCGGCATCGGCCTGTTCATGTCCAAGACCATCATCGAGAAGAACATGAAAGGGTCGCTCACGGTGACGAACCAGCCTGAAGGGGCCCAATTCCGCATCGAGGTCTGA